CCGTGGCGTTGATCTGCCCCAGCAGCGCGATGGCCTGCAGCTGCACCGGCCCCTCGCGCTTGAGCGCGAGCTCCTTGAGGTGCGGCGCCGCCAGCGGGTCCTCCAGGCGCGCACCGGTCCGCAGGGCGGCCAGCTGCACGCGCGTCTCCGGAAAGTCGTACAGCTCGCGCACGAACGGCAGCGACTTGACGCCGATCGCCTCCAGGCACCACGCCATCTCGTCGGCGAGCACCGGTTCGTTCTTCATTCCTTCGACGTAGCGGCGGGCGTACTGCTCGGGGAATCCCTGCTCGATCTGCAGGTGCCGGATCAGGCTCAGGAACTCGCCGGGCGTCTGCCGGAAGCGGTTGGGCACGTGCAGGGCGATGCTGCCGCCCGCGCCCGTGCGGTCGTCGGGGCCGCTGCGGCCGCGTGCCGTCGCGACCGGGTCACCCGGCCCCGCGGGGAAGCGGCTGTTGATCGCCGACACCATCGCCCGCGCCCGCGCAAAGCTCGGGTTCATCAGCACCATCTCGATTGCCAGCGGGTTCGCCACCCGTCCGCCGGCGAGAATGCGCCCGCTTACACGGGCCGGCGACGGTGCACCTTCTTCCTGCTTCTCGAAGGGGTTGATGAAAATGGGTCCCTTGGCCACGGCGATCCGGCGCGCCTGCACACCGCCGAACGCGTTGGCCTGCCCCAGCCGCAGGTCGGTCGTCCACAGCGTGCCGCCCTCCAGGCTCGATGCGTTCAGCGCCTGAACGTACACGTCAAACGTCGCGTTAGCGGGCGCGCCCGGCGGGATCGCCGCCTGCACCAGCACCACCGCCACGTTCTTGTCCCTCAACACCTCGCGCGGGCTCTTCCCAGTGATCGCGTCGTTGCCCAGCTCGTTGGCCTTGCCGATCTCGTTGAGCCCCATCTCCCGTTCCATCGTGGCCGCGATGGAATCAGGCAGTACGTCGCCGCCTGTGCCGTTCAGCCCTACGACCAGCCCGTAGCCGGAGACCAGGACCGGCTCGATGCCGCGGAACTCGACTTCCGCCCCGATCGTCCCCCGCAGCAGCGCCGGCACCTCCTTGACGGGCACCTGCACCTGGCGGGGCTTGGGCTTCTCGCCCGATGAGCAGCCAACAACAGCCAGGGCCGCCAGGGCCAAAGCGGGGAACATCGCCAGCGCAGGGGCGCTCTTCAAGGTCATAACCATCTCCAGCACGGCCGCTTTGGTCACCGGGCACGCACGTCGGCACGCCCAGTTCACCACGGCCTTGGGCCTCCAATGTACGGATTCCCGAGCCGGTTGGCCTCGCCCCAGACTCCCCAACAGCCCCGATCCCACCACGCCGCAACCCCTCCGCCCTGTCGGTTGCACGCCCTTCATGTGGAAAAACCGCCCACAGACAGCTTGCCGGTACCCGAACAGGCCGGTTGTGGATTCTTCCATCCACACCCGACCCCGTTCCTCAGCGGTTTTTCATCGCTTCCCAACCCCGCGTGAACGCGGGGCTTGCGCCCTGCCGACAGAGTTTCCCCGAATTTGACCACCGGATTTTGGGTCTGACCCCGTTGCACCTACGATAGGTAGTGGTATCCTCGCCCCCGTCAACACAACTGGTCGCGTGTCGGTCAAGGGTGTTCGCAGGACCTTCACACGCGAAGCAGGCGTCAACGAGAGTTTGTAGGATGGGCGCGTCGGGTGGGAGCCCGCGACGCTTATTCGGGTAGTGTTTGGACTTCACTCGGGCCGAAGGACCTCGGCTCAGCGTGGTCGGCGGTGACATTCCGCGCCCCCTCGCAAGGGCGGCGCACACCGGGTCGGCAAGCGGGAAAGGGTGGTCTGTGGGCGTTCTTTGTGACAGGCAGATCCGGCAGCTGGTGAAGATCACCCCCTTCGAGGAGGCGGTGAAGCGCCCCGGCAAGATCTCCTACGGCGTCTCCAGCTACGGCTACGACGTCCGCGTCGGCACCCACTTCAAGATCTTCACCGCCACGCCACGCACCGGCGGCATCACCGTCGTCGACCCCAAGCGCTTCAGCGACGACCTCATGGTCGAGATCGACACCGCGAAGATCCACGCCGACCACATCATCATCCCCCCGCACAGCTTCGCCCTGTGCGAGACCGTCGAATACCTCGAGGTCCCGCGCGACGTGCTCGTCATCTGTGTCGGCAAGAGCACCTACGCCCGCTGCGGCCTCATCGTGAACGTCACGCCCCTCGAGCCCGAGTGGCGCGGCAAGGTCACGCTCGAAATCTCCAACACCACGCCCCTCCCGGCGCGGGTGTACGCCAACGAGGGCATCGCCCAGTTCGTGTTCCTCAAAGCGGACCAGGTCTGTGAGAAGTCGTACGCGGACAAGGGCGGCAAGTACCAGGACCAGGGCGGGCTGACGCTCCCCAGGGTTGATTGAACGTTAGAAGAAGGCATCGAGGCAGCAAGGCATAAGGCATCGAGGCGTGAGTGTCCGACCCGATCAAGTCATATCAGGACCTCGTGGCATGGCAACGGGCCTTCACACTTGGAAAAGCGCTTTACGCCCTCTCGGGGAAGTTCCCCGACGGAGAGCGGTTCGGGCTGATGAACGCGGTGCGTCGGGGCGCCTACACGGTTGCGAGCCACATCGCTCAGGGCTATGGGCGAGGCAACACACACGACTATGTCTGGTTCCTCAAGCAGGCACGCGGCGAACTCTACCAGCTCGACACTCAGCTCCTCTTTGCACTCGACTTCAAGTACATCTCCGACGACGAGCATCGAAGAGTGAAGCAGCAGTTGGATGAAGCCGAACGCGTTCTCGCAGGATTGATCAGGAGTCTGGGCGGCTAACTCGGTGCCTTGGTGCCTCATGCCTCGGTGCCTTCTTCTAAGTTTCAAGGCGGCAGTATGAAGATCACACGCAAGTTCACCACGGCTGGCAACGACCCCTTCGCTTCGGTCAAGTGGGTCACCCGCTCCTCCAAGATCACCAACCCCGATGGCTCCATCGTCTTCGAGATGAAGGACGCCGAGGTGCCGGAGAGCTGGTCCCAGCTCGCCACCGACATCATGGTGAGCAAGTACTTCCGCAAGGCCGGCGTGCCCGTGCGCGACGCCGCGGGGGCGCAGCTCAAGGATGACAAGGGCAAGCCCGTCACCCGCGGCGAGAAGTCCGCCCGTGAGGTCATCCACCGCCTCGCCGGCTGCTGGCGCTACTGGGGCGAGACCCACGGCTACTTCGACACCGCGCAGGACGCTCAGGCGTTCTACGACGAGCTCGCCTACATGATGGTGCACCAGATGTGCGCCCCCAACAGCCCGCAGTGGTTCAACACCGGGCTCAACTTCGCCTACGGCATCACCGGCCCCGCGCAGGGCCACTGGATCGTCAACCCCAAGACGGGCGAGCCCGAACTCGCGGATGACGCCTACACCCACCCGCAGCCCCACGCCTGCTTCATCCAGAGCGTGAGCGACGACCTCGTCAACGAGGGCGGCATCATGGACCTGTGGGTCCGCGAGGCACGCCTCTTCAAGTACGGCTCGGGCACCGGCACCAACTTCAGCAACCTCCGCGGCGAGGGCGAGAAGCTCTCCGGCGGCGGCAAGTCCTCCGGCCTCATGTCCTGGCTCCGCATCGGCGACCGGGCCGCGTCGGCCATCAAGTCCGGCGGCACCACCCGGCGCGCCGCCAAGATGGTCTGCCTCGACATGGACCACCCCGACATCCAGGACTTCATCAACTGGAAGGTCCGCGAGGAGATCAAGGTGCAGGCGATGGTGGAGGGGCTCAAGCTCCTCAAGAAGCACAACAAGGACATCGCCGAGCAGGCCGACAAGTACGACCTCAAGCTCGACTACGACTTCAACGGTGAGGCCTATCAGACGGTCGCCGGCCAGAACAGCAACAACTCCGTCCGCATTCCCGATTCCTTCTTCGAGGCCGTGGACCAGAACGCCGACTGGGTCACGCACTTCCGAACTAACCCCAGCAAGACCAAGAGCTACAAGGCCCAGGAACTCT
The sequence above is drawn from the Phycisphaerales bacterium genome and encodes:
- a CDS encoding flagellar basal body P-ring protein FlgI, yielding MTLKSAPALAMFPALALAALAVVGCSSGEKPKPRQVQVPVKEVPALLRGTIGAEVEFRGIEPVLVSGYGLVVGLNGTGGDVLPDSIAATMEREMGLNEIGKANELGNDAITGKSPREVLRDKNVAVVLVQAAIPPGAPANATFDVYVQALNASSLEGGTLWTTDLRLGQANAFGGVQARRIAVAKGPIFINPFEKQEEGAPSPARVSGRILAGGRVANPLAIEMVLMNPSFARARAMVSAINSRFPAGPGDPVATARGRSGPDDRTGAGGSIALHVPNRFRQTPGEFLSLIRHLQIEQGFPEQYARRYVEGMKNEPVLADEMAWCLEAIGVKSLPFVRELYDFPETRVQLAALRTGARLEDPLAAPHLKELALKREGPVQLQAIALLGQINATGPTVDEALKDLLAQPELSVRVAAYEALAGRAERTQLRRLQAMQRANPDSAEARISPTQLQLIASRNLSGRTIQGIEREFVADKFFLDIVPVGEPLIYISQQGQPRVVLFGENNEMRRPAVVSAWGDRLMLTAEETTDKVRVYYKPANGARPIISTVSGRLPKLIEYMAHKPTPEDPRPGLNFTYSEVVGALQLIQQAGGTRAAFATEIDQLKARIQGAKSASEIAQRPESPEDRELVVIQPKGADVVAAPDPTRPAPKIVPITPATDDEVEKARKKEGERFRT
- the dcd gene encoding dCTP deaminase, with translation MGVLCDRQIRQLVKITPFEEAVKRPGKISYGVSSYGYDVRVGTHFKIFTATPRTGGITVVDPKRFSDDLMVEIDTAKIHADHIIIPPHSFALCETVEYLEVPRDVLVICVGKSTYARCGLIVNVTPLEPEWRGKVTLEISNTTPLPARVYANEGIAQFVFLKADQVCEKSYADKGGKYQDQGGLTLPRVD
- a CDS encoding four helix bundle protein — encoded protein: MSDPIKSYQDLVAWQRAFTLGKALYALSGKFPDGERFGLMNAVRRGAYTVASHIAQGYGRGNTHDYVWFLKQARGELYQLDTQLLFALDFKYISDDEHRRVKQQLDEAERVLAGLIRSLGG